In Sphingomonas sp. Leaf357, a single genomic region encodes these proteins:
- a CDS encoding amidohydrolase family protein: MTGYIDIVCNIYTPEAVQNGWTGLDDDFKRQVRMPADMFGGVSIDEYLKKMDRAGIERSLLIAVRAGDLNVRGSWEIPYKVIADIVAQHPDRFSGLAGIDQTRGMQGLRDLTRAVEDYGFVGAHWYPHWFATAPDAAQIYPYYAKCCELDIPIMMQVGQNLVYSKERRLPSVARPILLDQVAIDFPDLPIIGIHIGVPWTDEMIAMCWKHPNIYTAGDAYAPKHWPKQYVRYADSYGSHKVLFGTDWPVIDPERAVAEVAELGLRPASHARMMRENALAVFTKLPR, from the coding sequence TTGACCGGTTACATCGACATCGTCTGCAACATCTACACGCCCGAGGCGGTCCAGAATGGCTGGACCGGGCTGGACGACGATTTCAAGCGTCAGGTGCGCATGCCAGCCGACATGTTCGGCGGCGTCTCGATCGACGAGTATCTGAAGAAAATGGACCGCGCCGGGATCGAGCGGTCGCTGCTGATCGCGGTGCGGGCAGGCGACCTCAACGTGCGCGGATCGTGGGAGATTCCGTACAAGGTGATCGCGGACATCGTCGCGCAGCATCCGGATCGCTTTTCGGGCCTCGCGGGCATCGATCAGACGCGCGGCATGCAGGGCCTGCGCGACCTGACCCGGGCGGTCGAGGACTACGGCTTCGTCGGCGCGCATTGGTATCCCCACTGGTTCGCGACCGCGCCCGATGCGGCGCAGATCTACCCTTATTACGCGAAGTGCTGCGAACTCGATATTCCGATCATGATGCAGGTCGGGCAGAACCTCGTCTACTCCAAGGAGCGCCGCCTGCCCTCCGTCGCGCGGCCGATCCTGCTCGATCAGGTCGCGATCGATTTCCCCGACCTGCCGATCATCGGCATCCATATCGGCGTGCCGTGGACCGACGAGATGATCGCGATGTGCTGGAAGCATCCGAACATCTACACCGCCGGCGACGCCTACGCGCCCAAGCATTGGCCCAAGCAATATGTCCGCTATGCCGACAGCTATGGCAGCCACAAGGTGCTGTTCGGCACCGACTGGCCGGTGATCGATCCCGAACGCGCGGTGGCCGAGGTCGCCGAACTCGGCCTGCGCCCCGCCAGTCACGCCAGGATGATGCGGGAGAATGCGCTGGCGGTCTTCACCAAGCTGCCGCGATGA
- a CDS encoding glycoside hydrolase family 1 protein yields MPVSVPEGFLWGTAISAHQSEGNNINSDAWLCETVTPSLYAEPSGDACDSYNRYEEDIAIAADLGFNCHRIGIEWARIEPEEGVFSTAELDHYRRVLEACHKRGLKPMVTYNHFTVPRWFAARGGFEVADGADLFARFADKSTARLGDLISYASTFNEANIQRLVGLLRRSGPQVGVAIDAMLAACAKACGSDRFSSLLFAPVETSEPVMLDAHAKAMAAMKAGPGDFPVGLTLTMQDVQGVGEGNQAEAMIEMLYGPWIEAARHADFIGVQTYTRVLVGPEGRLPPPEGAEMTGAHYEFCPQALGGTIRFAHERIGRPIYVTENGLCTDDDTRRIAYLDAALGEVRKCLDDGIDVHSYICWSLLDNFEWTRGYGERFGLVHVDYETFARTPKPSAYHLGAIARSGMI; encoded by the coding sequence GTGCCCGTTTCCGTACCTGAAGGTTTCCTGTGGGGCACCGCGATCTCCGCGCACCAGAGCGAAGGCAACAACATCAATTCCGATGCGTGGCTGTGCGAGACGGTGACGCCTTCCCTCTATGCCGAACCGTCCGGCGACGCATGCGACAGCTACAACCGGTACGAGGAAGACATCGCGATCGCGGCGGACCTGGGCTTCAACTGCCACCGCATCGGGATCGAATGGGCACGGATCGAGCCGGAAGAGGGCGTGTTCTCGACCGCCGAACTGGACCATTATCGCCGCGTGCTGGAAGCCTGCCACAAGCGCGGGCTGAAGCCGATGGTGACGTACAACCATTTCACCGTGCCGCGCTGGTTCGCCGCGCGGGGCGGGTTCGAGGTGGCGGACGGCGCCGACCTGTTCGCGCGCTTCGCCGACAAGTCGACCGCGCGGTTGGGCGACCTGATTTCCTATGCCTCGACCTTCAACGAAGCGAACATCCAGCGCCTCGTCGGGCTGCTCAGGCGTAGTGGGCCGCAGGTCGGCGTGGCGATCGATGCGATGCTGGCGGCGTGCGCCAAGGCGTGCGGGTCGGATCGCTTCTCCTCGCTCCTGTTCGCGCCGGTCGAGACGAGCGAGCCGGTGATGCTGGATGCGCACGCCAAGGCGATGGCGGCGATGAAGGCCGGGCCGGGCGACTTCCCGGTCGGCCTGACGCTGACGATGCAGGACGTGCAGGGCGTGGGCGAAGGCAACCAGGCCGAGGCGATGATCGAGATGCTGTACGGCCCCTGGATCGAGGCGGCGCGCCATGCCGATTTCATCGGCGTGCAGACCTATACCCGCGTGCTCGTCGGCCCCGAAGGCCGCCTGCCCCCGCCCGAGGGCGCGGAGATGACCGGCGCGCATTACGAATTCTGTCCGCAGGCGCTGGGCGGCACGATCCGCTTCGCGCACGAACGGATCGGGCGGCCGATCTACGTCACCGAAAACGGCCTGTGCACCGACGACGACACGCGCCGCATCGCCTATCTCGACGCGGCCTTGGGCGAAGTACGCAAGTGCCTGGACGACGGGATCGACGTGCATTCATACATCTGCTGGTCGTTGCTCGACAATTTCGAATGGACGCGCGGATATGGCGAGCGCTTCGGGCTGGTGCATGTCGACTACGAGACGTTCGCGCGCACGCCGAAGCCGAGCGCCTATCACCTGGGCGCGATCGCCAGATCGGGGATGATCTGA
- a CDS encoding alpha/beta hydrolase, which produces MNIDAARFPIAASVSPEARIKLEGIRAFLSNIPQPPVPETVEDFDAAAARAEVFSEQLGKAAIDALGIVATERMLGGVATLDILPKDYADDGSIIVYVHGGGFVTGSARANLLSGALAAATSGRRVVSVDYTLAPRGTWDVILDQVVAVWTALLDAGADHSKMGLFGDSAGGCIVAATALLLRDRNIAPPAGVIMLSPVVDLSGEGDTTVTLAPVDYLDSTVRLLARNAYAPNADLTDPLVSPLFGDFAKGYPPVLIQVGTREMLLSDSVRLHRALRAAGRSSRLEVYEGMPHVFQSLLADAPEGREAWAEMAAFWTDHLT; this is translated from the coding sequence ATGAACATCGACGCCGCCCGCTTCCCCATCGCCGCCTCGGTCTCGCCCGAAGCGCGGATCAAGCTGGAGGGCATTCGCGCCTTCCTGTCGAACATCCCCCAGCCGCCCGTGCCCGAGACGGTGGAGGATTTCGACGCGGCGGCGGCGCGGGCGGAGGTGTTTTCGGAGCAACTCGGCAAGGCGGCGATCGACGCGCTGGGCATCGTCGCGACGGAACGCATGCTGGGTGGCGTAGCGACGCTCGATATCCTGCCGAAGGATTACGCCGATGACGGGAGCATCATTGTCTACGTGCATGGCGGCGGGTTCGTCACCGGGTCGGCGCGCGCCAATCTGTTGAGCGGCGCGCTCGCGGCGGCGACCAGCGGACGGCGCGTCGTCTCGGTCGATTACACGCTCGCCCCGCGCGGCACCTGGGACGTGATCCTCGATCAGGTCGTCGCGGTGTGGACCGCGCTGCTCGACGCCGGCGCGGACCATTCGAAAATGGGCCTGTTCGGCGATTCGGCGGGCGGCTGCATCGTCGCGGCGACCGCCTTGCTCCTGCGCGATCGGAACATCGCACCGCCGGCGGGCGTGATCATGCTGTCGCCGGTGGTCGATCTGTCGGGCGAGGGCGACACGACCGTCACGCTGGCACCGGTCGATTATCTCGATTCCACCGTGCGCCTGCTGGCGCGCAATGCCTATGCGCCGAATGCCGATCTGACCGACCCGCTCGTCTCGCCGCTGTTCGGCGATTTCGCCAAGGGCTATCCGCCGGTGCTGATTCAGGTCGGCACGCGCGAAATGCTGCTCAGCGACAGCGTGCGCCTGCATCGTGCCTTGCGTGCCGCCGGCCGATCCTCGCGGCTCGAAGTTTATGAAGGCATGCCGCACGTCTTCCAGTCGCTGCTCGCCGACGCGCCCGAAGGCCGCGAGGCGTGGGCCGAAATGGCGGCATTCTGGACGGACCACCTGACATGA
- a CDS encoding TetR/AcrR family transcriptional regulator, with protein MTSPTPRPPRRPQAERSADTRSKLIEAAIACLHRTGYSTTTVSTVAAEAGVSRGAMTHQFPAKTDLMIAVVEHVFEQDSTFYARTIEAMDPGAFLLGLPEMMWGVISRPAGIAVIEIMLASRSDPGLAERLRELQSAIDVRAHKWSGERVRAAGIKPHPDGEAIHELYVAAVRGLAIEATFMNNSDGVHRALRVLSDMMRRFYPDLTDPPAIPETKSKT; from the coding sequence ATGACCAGCCCCACACCCCGCCCGCCCCGCCGCCCTCAGGCCGAGCGCAGCGCCGACACGCGATCCAAGCTGATCGAGGCGGCGATCGCCTGCCTCCATCGCACCGGATACAGCACGACGACCGTTTCGACCGTCGCGGCCGAGGCGGGCGTCAGCCGCGGCGCGATGACTCACCAATTCCCGGCCAAGACCGACCTGATGATCGCGGTGGTCGAGCATGTGTTCGAACAGGATTCGACCTTCTACGCCCGCACGATCGAGGCGATGGACCCGGGCGCGTTCCTGCTCGGCCTGCCCGAGATGATGTGGGGCGTGATCAGCCGGCCGGCGGGCATCGCGGTGATCGAGATCATGCTCGCCTCGCGCTCCGATCCCGGCCTCGCCGAACGGTTGCGCGAATTGCAGAGCGCGATCGACGTGCGCGCGCACAAATGGAGTGGCGAGCGCGTGCGTGCTGCGGGCATCAAGCCGCATCCGGACGGCGAGGCGATCCACGAACTGTATGTCGCCGCCGTACGCGGGCTCGCGATCGAGGCGACGTTCATGAACAATAGCGACGGTGTGCACCGCGCGCTCCGCGTCCTCTCCGACATGATGCGGCGCTTCTACCCGGACCTGACCGATCCGCCCGCCATTCCCGAAACCAAATCCAAGACCTGA
- a CDS encoding spinster family MFS transporter, which yields MIEDSARPPRSLYAWYVVAVLILAYTLSYVDRSILTLMVAPIRASLHISDVQLSLLHGLAFAIFYTIMGIPIGRLVDQRRRTGIVAVGVGLWSLATAACGFAGSFATMFAARIGVGVGEAALSPAAYSMLADQFEGKRLVRALSFYQSAIYLGPAIATLAGGVLLGHLTPLDTAIGHFEPWQLVFILVSLPGLAVALLVLTLREPARRGTGGQADAPPFRAVLRRVADHKGAYGLLILGLCFQSVMWNGAAAWIPTHFMRSYGWTPNQVAWGYGPAIAIAGTCGGVFGGWLAGRMRDKGLRDANIRIGVIAALTALPFIVAAPLMPTAESSLALVACFLFCGAMPYGGAAAAFQEITPNRMRGQVSAIYLFWLNLAGIGLGSTIVALATQHLFGGDLGVGRAIATVAGLSASLSAVTLMLCLAPYRRAMDRAGILK from the coding sequence ATGATCGAGGACAGCGCGCGCCCGCCCCGGAGCCTGTACGCCTGGTATGTCGTCGCGGTCCTGATCCTCGCCTACACGCTCTCCTATGTCGATCGCTCGATCCTGACGCTGATGGTCGCGCCGATCCGCGCGAGCCTACACATCAGCGACGTCCAGTTGAGCCTGCTCCACGGCCTCGCCTTCGCGATCTTCTACACCATCATGGGCATCCCGATCGGGCGGCTGGTCGACCAGCGCCGCCGCACCGGCATCGTCGCGGTGGGCGTGGGCCTGTGGAGCCTCGCCACCGCCGCGTGCGGCTTCGCCGGCAGTTTCGCCACCATGTTCGCGGCGCGGATCGGCGTCGGGGTGGGGGAGGCGGCACTGTCGCCCGCCGCCTATTCGATGCTCGCCGACCAGTTCGAGGGCAAGCGGCTGGTGCGGGCGCTCAGTTTCTACCAGAGCGCGATCTATCTCGGCCCGGCGATCGCCACGCTGGCCGGCGGCGTGCTGCTCGGCCATCTGACCCCGCTGGATACCGCGATCGGCCATTTCGAACCGTGGCAGCTCGTCTTCATTCTCGTCAGCCTGCCGGGTCTCGCCGTGGCGCTGCTGGTGCTGACCCTGCGCGAGCCGGCCCGGCGCGGCACCGGCGGTCAGGCCGACGCGCCGCCGTTTCGCGCGGTGCTGCGCCGGGTCGCCGATCACAAGGGCGCTTACGGCCTGCTGATCCTCGGCCTGTGCTTTCAGAGCGTCATGTGGAACGGGGCCGCGGCCTGGATCCCGACGCACTTCATGCGCAGCTATGGCTGGACGCCGAACCAGGTGGCGTGGGGCTATGGCCCGGCCATCGCCATCGCCGGCACCTGCGGCGGGGTGTTCGGCGGATGGCTCGCGGGGCGGATGCGCGACAAGGGGCTGCGCGACGCCAATATCCGCATCGGCGTGATCGCGGCGCTCACCGCGCTGCCGTTCATCGTTGCCGCGCCGCTGATGCCGACGGCGGAATCGTCGCTGGCGCTCGTCGCCTGCTTCCTGTTCTGCGGCGCGATGCCTTACGGCGGCGCGGCGGCGGCGTTCCAGGAGATCACGCCCAATCGGATGCGCGGACAGGTGTCGGCGATCTATCTGTTCTGGCTCAACCTTGCCGGCATCGGGCTGGGATCGACGATCGTGGCGCTCGCGACGCAGCATCTGTTCGGCGGCGATCTCGGCGTCGGCCGGGCGATCGCGACGGTCGCCGGCCTGTCCGCCTCGCTCTCGGCCGTCACGCTGATGCTGTGCCTCGCGCCCTATCGGCGGGCGATGGACCGGGCCGGCATCCTCAAATGA
- a CDS encoding class I adenylate-forming enzyme family protein, producing MILPNPFRSMTFGGALRAAAGRDPGKVAILDGARTTDFRTLAERIGRLRDAAIGLGVTKGDIVAIVSRNRTEFIEVVAGLPDAGAAVATINPRLAPAEVRQALEDCGARLVFTDPDSRDLVDQAISAPTASSTQTASPAKAGAHSGDHSNEARSAITSTSATGPRPSPGKHIKEVTFGPEYEALLANAPTPAARPRIEEWEAWTIPYTSGTTGKPKGVVLSHRSRMLVGLICAAEFGCFGPDDRFLAMTPMNHGGGLGFPTGILAAGGSIEILDRFDPETVLERLKFGGITGLFMVPTHFQMIFALPPETLAKYERPPIRAILANAAPLPQAMKEKIIPYFGKTVLHELYAATETGLVCNLRPKDQLRKQSCVGTTFPHVEAEVRRDDGSICEADEVGELWARGPVLFNGYWNRPDETAKAVKDGWVSVGDMARRDAEGFLYIVDRKKDMVISGGVNIYPREVEEVLFAHPDIADVAVIGVPDETWGERLKAFVVPRAGAVFTAETLAAHCAGRIAGYKIPKDVALVDVLPRNANGKVLKTELRLDRG from the coding sequence ATGATCCTGCCCAACCCCTTCCGCTCGATGACCTTCGGCGGGGCGCTGCGCGCGGCGGCGGGGCGCGATCCGGGCAAGGTGGCGATCCTCGATGGCGCGCGCACCACCGACTTCCGCACGCTGGCGGAGCGTATCGGGCGTTTGCGAGATGCCGCGATCGGGCTGGGCGTAACCAAGGGCGATATCGTCGCGATCGTCTCGCGCAACCGTACCGAATTCATCGAGGTTGTCGCCGGCTTGCCGGATGCCGGTGCGGCGGTAGCAACGATAAACCCACGCCTCGCACCCGCGGAAGTGCGTCAGGCGCTGGAGGATTGCGGCGCGCGGCTCGTGTTCACCGATCCGGATTCACGCGATCTGGTGGACCAAGCTATCTCAGCTCCAACCGCTTCCTCAACCCAAACCGCTTCCCCGGCGAAGGCTGGGGCCCATTCGGGAGACCATAGTAACGAAGCGCGGTCCGCTATTACCTCCACCTCCGCGACTGGGCCCCGGCCTTCGCCGGGGAAGCACATCAAGGAGGTGACCTTCGGCCCCGAATACGAGGCCCTCCTCGCCAACGCCCCCACGCCAGCCGCCCGCCCTAGGATCGAGGAATGGGAGGCCTGGACGATTCCCTACACCTCCGGCACCACCGGAAAGCCCAAGGGTGTCGTCCTCTCGCATCGCTCCCGCATGCTGGTGGGCCTGATCTGCGCCGCCGAGTTCGGCTGTTTCGGCCCCGACGACCGCTTCCTGGCGATGACGCCGATGAATCACGGTGGCGGGCTGGGCTTCCCGACCGGTATTCTCGCGGCGGGCGGATCGATCGAGATCCTCGACAGGTTCGATCCGGAGACGGTGCTGGAGCGGCTCAAGTTCGGCGGCATCACCGGACTGTTCATGGTGCCGACGCACTTCCAGATGATCTTCGCGCTGCCGCCCGAAACGCTGGCGAAATACGAACGCCCGCCGATCCGCGCGATCCTCGCCAACGCCGCCCCGCTGCCGCAGGCGATGAAGGAGAAGATCATCCCCTATTTCGGCAAGACGGTGTTGCACGAACTGTACGCCGCGACCGAGACGGGGCTGGTCTGCAACCTCCGCCCGAAGGACCAGCTGCGCAAGCAGAGTTGCGTCGGCACGACCTTCCCGCATGTCGAGGCCGAGGTGCGGCGCGACGATGGCAGCATCTGTGAGGCGGACGAGGTCGGCGAATTGTGGGCACGCGGGCCGGTGCTGTTCAACGGCTATTGGAACCGCCCGGACGAGACGGCGAAGGCGGTGAAGGACGGCTGGGTCTCGGTCGGCGACATGGCGCGGCGCGACGCGGAGGGGTTCCTCTATATCGTCGATCGCAAGAAGGACATGGTCATCTCCGGCGGGGTCAACATCTACCCGCGCGAGGTGGAGGAAGTGCTGTTCGCGCATCCCGACATCGCCGATGTCGCGGTAATCGGCGTGCCCGACGAGACCTGGGGCGAGCGGCTGAAGGCCTTCGTCGTGCCGCGAGCGGGCGCCGTTTTCACCGCCGAAACGCTGGCGGCGCACTGCGCCGGGCGCATCGCCGGCTACAAGATCCCGAAGGATGTCGCATTGGTCGACGTCCTGCCGCGCAACGCCAACGGTAAGGTGCTGAAGACCGAACTCAGGCTGGACCGGGGATGA
- a CDS encoding TonB-dependent receptor yields the protein MMKVSHTLATLAATTALTALAAPAFAQTAPAPAAAASAADDNDIIVTANKREERLQDVPISVTVISGDQLTKQNITQVIDLTRNTPSLNSAGPFGALSIRGVGSLSFARSAEGSVGIVVDGVALANTSTNPPQLFDIARVEVLEGPQGTLFGRNSSAGVVNIVTTAPNFTSFSASGHADIASRNNYIGQAVINVPIAGNAGLRVSGAFSQTPQNQYNRFDDSYLRVRGKSGRARFLWEPTPDIAINLIGDYSKFTSKGGVPWTVYKSTAGSLLSSRLAACGVVVGPENQQGCTDGGNSTATEVYGFSGQFDATIGGATLTSISGYRSYQSFAYGTDVDSVPVNRLNVNSSPTKVRNFSQEFRLTSPKGGFIDYVAGLYYFDSKLDGTNTQNGLIFADLPLVGACPYGSSATANFLCTTRPVGQIQTTSSITNSYAAFGNATVNITPAIRILLGARYGHEDVSAHTSAVLVPGALTGILSIAPINGAIKDSYFSYRVGAQFDVTRDVMLYGTYTKGYKGPSVNDQTGSGAIPLLVQPEIPHASEIGLKADLFDRRLTASIAGYYNRIDNFQAQFFNPAVSAFIFGNAPKLTTKGVSLSLLGRPVTGLTLNGGLLYNDAKYGNGYLVACSQGQTTAQGCTTVGTGRVDDAGGNRLVGAPRWKVTGFGEYAHPVSGTIDGFVQAEVVYTSKINFEASYSPLATNAAAAIFGGRIGLRTHDNRYGLSVFGRNLFDTYRPVVRFATPTAQQQLDTQSFSQISGPESRRVIGVSLDAKF from the coding sequence ATGATGAAAGTTTCTCATACGCTCGCGACGCTCGCCGCCACGACCGCGCTGACCGCGCTTGCGGCCCCCGCTTTCGCCCAGACCGCACCGGCCCCGGCCGCCGCTGCCTCGGCGGCGGACGACAACGACATCATCGTCACCGCCAACAAGCGCGAGGAACGCCTGCAGGACGTGCCGATCTCGGTCACGGTGATCAGCGGCGATCAGCTGACGAAGCAGAACATCACCCAGGTGATCGACCTGACACGCAACACGCCGTCGCTGAATTCCGCCGGCCCGTTCGGCGCGCTGTCGATCCGCGGTGTCGGGTCGCTGTCGTTCGCGCGCTCGGCGGAAGGGTCGGTCGGCATCGTCGTGGACGGCGTCGCGCTCGCCAACACATCGACCAACCCGCCGCAATTGTTCGATATCGCGCGGGTCGAAGTGCTGGAGGGGCCGCAGGGCACCCTGTTCGGCCGCAATTCCTCGGCTGGCGTGGTCAACATCGTGACGACCGCGCCGAACTTCACCAGCTTCTCGGCCTCGGGCCATGCCGACATCGCGTCGCGCAACAATTATATCGGCCAGGCGGTGATCAACGTGCCGATTGCCGGCAATGCCGGCCTGCGCGTGTCCGGCGCGTTCAGCCAGACGCCGCAAAACCAGTACAATCGCTTCGACGACAGCTATCTGCGCGTCCGGGGCAAGAGCGGTCGCGCGCGCTTCCTGTGGGAGCCGACGCCGGATATCGCGATCAACCTGATCGGCGATTACAGCAAGTTCACCAGCAAGGGTGGCGTGCCGTGGACGGTCTACAAGTCCACCGCCGGCAGCCTGCTTTCCAGCCGTCTCGCGGCGTGCGGCGTGGTGGTCGGGCCGGAGAACCAGCAGGGCTGTACCGATGGCGGCAACAGCACCGCGACGGAGGTGTACGGTTTCTCCGGCCAGTTCGACGCGACGATCGGTGGCGCGACGCTGACCTCGATCAGCGGCTATCGTTCGTACCAGTCGTTCGCTTACGGCACCGATGTCGACAGCGTTCCGGTCAACCGCCTGAACGTCAATTCCTCACCGACCAAGGTGCGCAACTTCAGCCAGGAATTCCGCCTGACCTCGCCCAAGGGCGGCTTCATCGATTATGTCGCTGGTCTCTATTATTTCGACAGCAAGCTGGACGGCACGAACACGCAGAACGGCCTGATCTTCGCCGATCTGCCGCTGGTCGGCGCCTGCCCCTACGGATCGTCGGCCACCGCCAACTTCCTGTGCACCACGCGCCCGGTCGGCCAGATCCAGACGACCAGCTCGATCACCAACAGCTATGCCGCGTTCGGCAACGCGACCGTCAACATCACGCCGGCAATCCGCATCCTGCTGGGTGCGCGGTACGGCCATGAAGATGTCAGCGCGCATACCAGCGCGGTGCTCGTCCCCGGCGCGCTGACCGGCATCCTGAGCATCGCGCCGATCAACGGCGCGATCAAAGACAGCTATTTCTCCTACCGCGTCGGTGCGCAGTTCGACGTGACGCGCGACGTGATGCTCTACGGCACCTACACGAAGGGCTATAAGGGGCCGTCGGTCAACGACCAGACCGGCAGCGGCGCGATCCCCCTGCTGGTGCAGCCGGAAATCCCGCATGCGAGCGAGATCGGGCTGAAGGCCGATCTGTTCGACCGCCGCCTGACCGCCAGCATCGCGGGCTATTACAACCGGATCGACAATTTCCAGGCGCAGTTCTTCAACCCGGCGGTCAGCGCGTTCATCTTCGGCAATGCGCCGAAGCTGACCACCAAGGGCGTGTCGCTCAGCCTGCTCGGCCGGCCGGTCACGGGTCTGACGCTGAACGGCGGGCTGCTCTACAACGATGCGAAATACGGCAACGGCTATCTCGTCGCCTGTTCGCAGGGGCAGACGACTGCGCAGGGCTGCACGACGGTGGGTACCGGACGCGTGGACGATGCCGGCGGCAATCGCCTGGTCGGCGCGCCGCGTTGGAAGGTGACCGGGTTCGGCGAATACGCACACCCCGTGTCGGGCACGATCGACGGCTTCGTGCAGGCGGAAGTGGTCTACACCTCGAAGATCAATTTCGAAGCATCGTACAGCCCGCTGGCGACCAATGCGGCCGCGGCGATCTTCGGCGGGCGGATCGGGCTGCGCACGCACGACAACCGCTATGGCCTGTCGGTGTTCGGACGGAACCTGTTCGACACGTATCGCCCGGTGGTACGCTTCGCTACGCCGACCGCGCAGCAGCAGTTGGACACGCAATCCTTCTCGCAGATTTCGGGGCCGGAATCGCGCCGCGTGATCGGCGTTTCGCTCGACGCCAAATTCTGA
- a CDS encoding serine hydrolase domain-containing protein, with amino-acid sequence MRHAAPEDVGLSSAGLDAVEAAVQAQIDAGMIAGAVTLTARHGRVARLTTMGLKDIAGGEPMAEDTIFRIFSMTKPITGTAMMILHDAGLWHPDDPIAKHLPELADVQVFAGEDEAGRPILVAPDRAPTMADLMTHRAGFAYGINIGEPSDRVEAMYRAAGVQQSSDLNDLVARLATLPLAYQPGTRWRYSLAMDVQGAIVERLSGQTLPEFMRTRIFAPLGMIDTAFFVAPDKKHRLATLYLKAPDAALTPLPGNPLRPDPEAEPRFAMGGGGLFSTAPDYARYAQMLLNGGELDGRRIVSAAGVREQMTNRLPDDLLETRFVAGHQKFRPGFGYGYNGVVFTDPDLAGVPVGKGTYHWDGAAGTWFWVDPENDLLFVGMIQLLSYVAPPLQATTQTLMADAIKD; translated from the coding sequence ATGCGGCATGCAGCACCGGAGGATGTGGGCCTGTCCAGCGCCGGGCTCGATGCGGTCGAAGCCGCCGTGCAGGCGCAGATCGACGCCGGGATGATCGCCGGCGCGGTGACGCTCACCGCGCGACATGGCCGGGTCGCGCGCCTGACGACGATGGGGCTGAAGGACATCGCCGGCGGCGAGCCGATGGCGGAGGACACGATCTTCCGCATCTTCTCGATGACCAAGCCGATCACCGGCACGGCGATGATGATCCTGCACGATGCGGGGCTGTGGCATCCCGACGATCCGATCGCGAAACACCTGCCCGAACTGGCCGACGTGCAAGTGTTCGCCGGCGAGGACGAGGCAGGCCGGCCGATCCTCGTCGCGCCGGATCGCGCGCCGACCATGGCCGATCTGATGACGCATCGCGCAGGCTTTGCGTACGGCATCAATATCGGCGAACCGAGCGATCGGGTCGAGGCGATGTACCGCGCGGCCGGCGTGCAGCAATCAAGCGATCTAAATGATCTGGTCGCTCGGCTGGCGACGCTCCCCCTCGCCTATCAGCCCGGCACGCGCTGGCGCTACAGCCTGGCGATGGACGTACAGGGCGCGATCGTCGAACGGCTGAGCGGGCAGACCCTGCCCGAGTTCATGCGCACGCGGATCTTCGCGCCGCTCGGCATGATCGACACCGCCTTCTTCGTCGCGCCGGACAAGAAGCACCGGCTGGCGACCCTGTATCTCAAGGCACCCGATGCGGCGCTGACGCCGCTCCCGGGCAATCCGCTGCGGCCCGATCCGGAAGCCGAGCCGCGGTTCGCGATGGGCGGCGGCGGCCTGTTCTCGACCGCGCCGGATTATGCCCGCTACGCGCAGATGCTGCTGAACGGCGGCGAACTGGACGGCAGACGCATCGTCAGCGCGGCCGGGGTGCGCGAACAGATGACCAACCGCCTGCCCGACGATTTGCTGGAAACGCGCTTCGTCGCCGGGCACCAGAAATTCCGCCCCGGTTTCGGCTACGGATATAACGGCGTGGTCTTCACCGATCCCGATCTGGCCGGCGTGCCCGTCGGCAAAGGCACCTATCACTGGGACGGCGCGGCCGGCACCTGGTTCTGGGTCGATCCCGAAAACGACCTGCTGTTTGTAGGCATGATCCAGTTGCTGTCCTATGTCGCGCCGCCGCTTCAGGCGACGACGCAGACGCTGATGGCCGACGCGATCAAGGATTGA